The Apodemus sylvaticus chromosome 5, mApoSyl1.1, whole genome shotgun sequence genome has a segment encoding these proteins:
- the LOC127684336 gene encoding olfactory receptor 1165-like: MAYEVMNQSSVTTFILVGFSEYPKLQIPLFLLFLTIYSVTLMGNLGILVVIKINPKLHTPMYFFLSHLSFLDICYSSVFTPKLLQILIMEDRTISFKGCMVQFFFICTFVITEMFMLAVMAYDRFVAVCNPLLYTVLMPIQFCAMLVAGTYMIGGLCTMILVYTLLQLSYCEHGIINHFGCEYSAVISVSCSDSSFSQMACLVISIVSESSSVLITLASYVFIVVTIIKMPSKGGLRKAFSTCTSHLTAISIFHGILLLLYCVPNSNSSRLFVKVATALYTIMIPMLNPLIYSLRNKDVKDTVRRLISKKLNSHLT; this comes from the coding sequence ATGGCCTACGAAGTGATGAACCAGAGTTCTGTGACCACATTCATCTTGGTCGGTTTCTCAGAATATCCAAAGCTCCAAATacccctcttcctcctgttcttgaCGATCTACTCAGTGACATTGATGGGGAACCTGGGCATCCTTGTGGTTATAAAGATCAATCCCAAACTTCACACgcccatgtactttttccttaGTCACCTTTCATTTTTGGATATCTGTTATTCTAGTGTATTTACACCCAAACTTTTGCAGATTTTGATCATGGAAGATAGGACCATTTCTTTCAAAGGATGTATGGtacaatttttctttatttgtacatTTGTGATTACAGAAATGTTCATGTTAGCAGTGATGGCTTATGACAGGTTTGTGGCTGTTTGTAATCCCCTACTCTACACAGTTTTAATGCCTATTCAATTCTGTGCTATGCTGGTAGCTGGGACATACATGATAGGTGGGCTCTGTACTATGATTCTTGTATATACTCTTTTGCAACTCTCCTATTGTGAACATGGCATCATCAATCACTTTGGCTGTGAGTACTCTGCTGTCATCTCTGTGTCTTGCTCTGACTCCTCCTTTAGCCAGATGGCATGCTTAGTCATTTCTATAGTGAGTGAATCTTCTAGTGTCCTGATCACTTTAGCCTCATATGTGTTCATAGTTGTCACTATTATAAAGATGCCTTCCAAAGGAGGACTACGAAAAGCCTTCTCTACTTGTACTTCCCACCTCACTGCAATATCAATCTTTCATGGTATCTTACTCCTCTTGTACTGCGTTCCCAATTCAAATAGCTCACGGCTCTTTGTCAAAGTTGCCACTGCTCTTTATACAATCATGATCCCCATGCTGAACCCCCTTATCTATAGCCTTAGAAATAAAGATGTGAAGGACACAGTCAGGAGACTTATCAGCAAAAAACTGAACTCTCACTTGACATAG